From a region of the Triticum aestivum cultivar Chinese Spring chromosome 7D, IWGSC CS RefSeq v2.1, whole genome shotgun sequence genome:
- the LOC123165966 gene encoding multiple myeloma tumor-associated protein 2 homolog, which produces MYHPTRGGGRDQFKWDDVKVDKHRENYLGHSVKAPVGRWQKGKDLLWYTRDKQSDSEDAMKEEIRRVKEEEEQAMREALGLAPKRSSRPKGNRLDKHEYAELIKRGSTAEDLGAGHAEAAQVQGLGLYKAPHNEEEPSSLSPDPPGTEPEQIDFAPATKQEDSEDDRKGKRRREERRGDREKERRREKHYEGKERKRDKYESRHDSEDREKRHRKDKQKRRHDSD; this is translated from the exons ATGTACCATCCCACGAGAGGCGGCGGGCGAGATC AATTCAAATGGGATGATGTGAAGGTTGACAAGCACCGGGAGAATTACCTTGGTCATAGTGTTAAGGCTCCTGTTGGTAGATGGCAGAAAG GGAAGGACTTGTTGTGGTATACAAGGGATAAGCAATCTGACTCAGAAGACGCTATGAAGGAAGAAATTAGGAGAGTGAAAGAGGAGGAGGAACAGGCTATGCGTGAGGCACTTGGCTTAGCTCCCAAGCGTAGCAGTCGACCAAAAGGCAATCGTTTAGATAAGCATGAATATGCTGAGCTAATAAAGAGGGGATCTACCGCAGAGGATTTGGGAGCCGGCCATGCTGAAGCAGCACAAGTGCAAGGATTAGGTTTATACAA GGCTCCTCACAACGAGGAAGAACCAAGCTCTCTTAGTCCTGACCCTCCTGGAACGGAGCCTGAGCAGATTGACTTTGCACCTGCAACGAAGCAGGAAGATTCTGAAGATGATAGGAAGGGGAAAAGGCGGCGCGAAGAGAGGAGAGGGGACAGAGAAAAAGAGCGGAGGCGTGAAAAGCACTATGAGGGAAAAGAGAGGAAGCGAGACAAGTATGAGAGTAGACACGACTCGGAGGACAGGGAGAAGCGCCACCGCAAGGATAAGCAGAAGAGGAGGCATGATTCTGATTAA